A genomic stretch from Petrimonas mucosa includes:
- a CDS encoding D-lyxose/D-mannose family sugar isomerase has protein sequence MKRSEINQILREAKAFLRERSFLLPPWAYWSMQEWRENRDNAEEVISSMLGWDITDFGSGDFRRRGLFLFTIRNGKPGAGNKPYAEKVMIVEENQETPMHYHWTKMEDIINRGGGNLIIELYNSTPDNRLDTTDVHFTKDGIKGRVKAGGKVILLPGESITLEQGMYHRFYGQPGKGKVLVGEVSSVNDDSADNCFFETIGRFPTIVEDEAPLYLLVNDYSTFLS, from the coding sequence ATGAAACGAAGTGAAATAAATCAGATTCTGCGCGAGGCAAAAGCGTTTCTGCGCGAGAGAAGTTTTCTCCTTCCCCCCTGGGCCTACTGGTCGATGCAGGAGTGGCGGGAAAACAGAGACAATGCGGAGGAGGTCATCTCCAGCATGCTCGGATGGGACATCACCGACTTCGGATCGGGAGATTTTCGCCGCCGGGGGTTGTTCCTCTTTACCATCAGGAACGGGAAACCCGGTGCCGGCAATAAACCGTATGCCGAAAAAGTGATGATCGTGGAAGAGAACCAGGAGACACCGATGCACTACCATTGGACAAAAATGGAGGATATCATCAACCGGGGCGGAGGAAACCTGATCATCGAACTCTACAACTCCACGCCCGACAACCGGCTCGACACGACGGATGTTCACTTTACAAAAGATGGCATAAAAGGGAGAGTCAAAGCAGGCGGAAAAGTGATCCTGTTGCCAGGGGAGAGTATCACCCTTGAACAGGGTATGTACCACCGTTTTTATGGTCAACCTGGAAAAGGGAAAGTTCTTGTGGGTGAGGTAAGTTCTGTAAACGACGATTCGGCGGACAACTGCTTTTTCGAAACGATCGGAAGATTTCCCACCATCGTCGAAGACGAGGCGCCACTCTATCTTCTGGTTAACGATTACAGCACCTTTCTCTCTTAA